The following proteins come from a genomic window of Gemmatimonadota bacterium:
- a CDS encoding THUMP domain-containing protein, with protein sequence MGTPEHLDAFAVAAPGLAPVLAAELAGLGVAAGRVAPEGVEFRTDLAGLCRVNLCSRTASRVLVRIARFRAAHFDELVKGATVVDWQRWIEPGSAVRFRVTCSKSRLYHQRAVEERLRGVLGAEGAVPDDDGLAALVVVRIHRDQCTLSIDSSGELLHRRGYRLATAKAPLRETLAAALLLACGWDGGRPLVDPFCGSGTVAIEGALLARQMAPGAGRGFALERWPWADGAVLEQVRRQVAAAVLPRAPAPIRGPDRDEGAVAAARANAERAGVLGDVVLERSPVSDLRAPPGVGLVLTNPPYGLRVRGGKDLRDLYDRFGQVLRGDFRGWQVAVLGTDRSLVGRLQLDLEAQLRTTNGGVPVTLFVGTVP encoded by the coding sequence ATGGGGACTCCCGAACACCTCGATGCGTTCGCGGTGGCCGCACCCGGACTGGCGCCCGTGCTCGCGGCCGAGCTGGCGGGCCTGGGCGTGGCCGCGGGCCGGGTCGCCCCGGAGGGCGTGGAGTTTCGGACCGACCTCGCGGGTCTTTGCAGGGTCAACCTCTGTTCGCGTACGGCGAGTCGCGTGTTGGTCCGGATCGCCCGTTTCCGCGCAGCCCATTTCGACGAGCTCGTCAAAGGGGCCACGGTCGTCGACTGGCAGCGCTGGATCGAGCCCGGCTCAGCAGTGCGCTTCCGGGTGACCTGCAGCAAGTCGCGGCTCTACCATCAGCGGGCGGTGGAGGAGCGGTTGCGGGGCGTGCTCGGCGCAGAGGGAGCTGTTCCCGACGACGACGGCCTCGCGGCGTTGGTCGTCGTGCGCATCCACCGCGACCAGTGCACCCTCTCCATCGACAGCTCGGGGGAGCTGCTGCATCGCCGGGGATATCGCCTGGCCACTGCGAAGGCGCCGCTGCGGGAGACGCTGGCCGCGGCGCTCCTACTGGCGTGCGGATGGGACGGCGGTCGGCCGCTGGTGGATCCGTTCTGCGGCTCGGGCACGGTCGCCATCGAAGGCGCGCTTCTCGCCCGCCAGATGGCTCCGGGGGCTGGCCGCGGCTTTGCGTTGGAGCGTTGGCCCTGGGCGGACGGCGCCGTGCTGGAGCAGGTGCGACGCCAGGTGGCCGCTGCCGTACTTCCGCGTGCACCGGCACCCATCCGCGGCCCGGATCGCGATGAGGGTGCAGTGGCGGCCGCGCGCGCCAATGCAGAACGCGCCGGCGTTCTCGGGGATGTAGTCCTGGAACGGAGCCCGGTCTCCGACCTCAGAGCTCCCCCGGGCGTGGGGCTGGTCCTCACCAATCCGCCCTACGGGCTGCGGGTGCGGGGCGGCAAGGACCTGCGCGATCTGTACGATCGGTTCGGTCAGGTGCTGCGAGGCGATTTCCGAGGGTGGCAGGTCGCTGTGCTCGGCACCGACCGATCCCTGGTGGGCCGGTTGCAGCTGGACCTGGAGGCGCAGCTGCGCACCACGAATGGCGGCGTGCCGGTGACGCTCTTCGTCGGCACGGTTCCCTGA
- a CDS encoding S9 family peptidase, which yields MSLSRVALMVGALLTTFPNGGAFAQTQSGEEGWTAALQMRYRSVSGTTLSPDGAWVAYVVREPLMEGEKSEYVSQIWLASTDGATVLQYTRGEKSSDAPAFSPDGRTLAFTSSRSGKNQVWLIPIGGGEAQQLTDAETGVGSFAWSPDGSRIAFLAADPETEAEKEAKREKRDVILFDQDFKYAHLYVVEVAAASAGEPASATRLTEGAFHLTSFDWSPDGSRIVFASQPDPRINTGMIAGDIQAVAANGGAPTPLVMGAGAEGSPHWSPDGRWIAYVSSGDQPEPIGLGDVYVVSADGGAPRRLAETHDRSANLVGWSRDARSVYVAESVRTTTQIFALPVDGSAPRPLTNGEGVHGAPAFSAAADRMAFTWQTSDMPPDVYVSAIDRYQPRKLTDIHAGVPRPPLGRTVVLNWTSKDGTPVEGLLTYPIGYQEGRRVPLILNVHGGPAGVFSQSFTGSPGIYMLQTFAQQGYAILRPNPRGSTGYGKDFRYANFMDWGYGDFEDLMTGVDRAIEMGVAHADSLLLMGWSYGGYMTSFAVTRTDRFRAASMGAGLPNLISMVTTTDIQDYLAGHMGGEFWDDYETYEKHSAMYRIKEVVTPTQVIHGAEDERVPFTQGQEFYRALNRRGVPTEFIVYPRTPHGPREPKLLMDVTGRILSWFDVHLRGPRARADADVSP from the coding sequence ATGTCCCTGTCCCGCGTGGCGCTGATGGTCGGCGCCCTTCTCACGACGTTTCCCAACGGCGGCGCCTTCGCTCAGACCCAGAGTGGAGAGGAAGGTTGGACGGCGGCGCTGCAGATGCGCTACCGCAGCGTGTCCGGCACCACGCTATCTCCGGACGGGGCCTGGGTGGCGTACGTCGTGCGAGAACCGCTCATGGAAGGCGAGAAGTCCGAGTACGTCAGCCAGATCTGGCTGGCCTCCACGGACGGCGCCACGGTGCTCCAGTACACCCGCGGAGAGAAGTCCTCGGACGCTCCGGCCTTCAGCCCGGACGGCCGCACACTGGCGTTCACGTCGTCCCGATCCGGCAAGAACCAGGTGTGGTTGATCCCGATCGGCGGCGGCGAGGCGCAGCAGCTGACGGACGCTGAGACCGGTGTGGGGAGCTTTGCCTGGTCGCCGGACGGGTCGCGGATCGCCTTCCTGGCGGCGGACCCCGAGACCGAGGCGGAGAAGGAAGCCAAGCGTGAGAAGCGCGACGTCATCCTCTTCGATCAGGACTTCAAGTACGCACACCTCTATGTGGTCGAGGTCGCGGCCGCCTCCGCCGGGGAGCCGGCGTCGGCCACGCGCCTGACCGAGGGAGCCTTCCACCTCACCTCATTCGACTGGTCGCCCGACGGATCCCGCATCGTCTTCGCGTCACAGCCCGATCCGCGGATCAACACCGGCATGATCGCGGGCGACATCCAGGCGGTCGCTGCCAATGGCGGCGCGCCGACGCCTCTGGTGATGGGGGCGGGCGCCGAGGGATCCCCGCACTGGTCCCCCGATGGCCGCTGGATCGCCTACGTCTCCAGTGGCGACCAGCCAGAACCGATCGGCCTGGGAGACGTCTACGTGGTCTCGGCGGATGGCGGCGCACCCCGACGACTGGCCGAGACCCACGACCGCTCCGCCAACCTCGTAGGCTGGTCGCGCGACGCGCGTTCGGTCTATGTCGCCGAGTCCGTCCGCACCACCACCCAGATCTTCGCGCTTCCGGTCGATGGCTCCGCCCCCCGCCCGCTCACCAACGGCGAGGGCGTGCACGGTGCCCCGGCCTTCTCGGCGGCAGCCGATCGCATGGCGTTCACGTGGCAGACCTCCGACATGCCTCCGGACGTGTATGTCTCGGCGATCGACCGCTACCAACCCCGCAAGCTGACGGACATCCATGCGGGCGTGCCGCGGCCCCCGCTCGGGCGCACCGTGGTGTTGAACTGGACGTCCAAGGACGGTACGCCGGTGGAGGGTCTTCTGACCTATCCCATCGGCTACCAGGAGGGGCGCCGCGTGCCGCTGATCTTGAACGTGCACGGCGGACCCGCAGGCGTGTTCTCGCAGTCGTTCACAGGCAGCCCGGGCATCTACATGCTGCAGACCTTCGCGCAACAGGGCTACGCGATCCTGAGGCCCAACCCGCGCGGAAGCACCGGCTACGGCAAGGACTTCCGGTACGCCAACTTCATGGATTGGGGCTATGGCGACTTCGAGGACTTGATGACGGGCGTGGACCGGGCCATCGAGATGGGCGTGGCCCATGCGGACTCACTGCTGCTCATGGGCTGGAGCTACGGCGGCTACATGACCTCGTTCGCGGTGACCCGCACAGATCGCTTCCGAGCCGCCAGCATGGGGGCGGGGCTCCCCAACCTCATCAGCATGGTGACCACGACGGACATCCAGGACTACCTGGCCGGCCATATGGGTGGTGAGTTCTGGGACGACTACGAGACCTACGAGAAGCACTCCGCCATGTATCGGATCAAAGAGGTGGTGACCCCGACGCAGGTCATCCACGGAGCGGAGGACGAGCGGGTGCCCTTCACACAGGGACAGGAGTTCTACCGCGCCTTGAATCGACGCGGAGTACCCACGGAGTTCATCGTCTACCCGCGCACGCCGCATGGGCCTCGTGAGCCGAAGCTGTTGATGGACGTGACGGGCCGCATCCTGTCGTGGTTCGATGTGCACCTGCGTGGCCCCCGTGCCCGAGCGGATGCTGATGTGAGTCCTTGA